DNA from Paraburkholderia sp. BL10I2N1:
CACGATGCCGAGACCGGCCATCGCGTGCAGCGTCCAGGATGCGTGACCGCCGCCGAACTGCATCAGCAGGAAACCACCCGACAACAGGATCACCAGCACAGCGGCCGCGACCCAGTTGAAGAAGCGCGCAAACACGGATTCCCAGAGCGGCAGACGCAGTTGCGGAGACAGATCGGCAAGCGCCGGCCGCAGACAGAAATGCGCGAAGACCATGCCGCCGACCCACACGGCCACACCGAGCAGATGCAGAAAGAGCGCGACTTCAATTTCAATGGCTTTGGTCATGGTTATTTTCCTTTCTCGATGGC
Protein-coding regions in this window:
- a CDS encoding CopD family protein, translated to MTKAIEIEVALFLHLLGVAVWVGGMVFAHFCLRPALADLSPQLRLPLWESVFARFFNWVAAAVLVILLSGGFLLMQFGGGHASWTLHAMAGLGIVMMLIFGHIRFAVYPRIRRAVQAQNWPDGARAVGTVRRLVVINLVLGVVTIGVAVMSRGF